A stretch of Pempheris klunzingeri isolate RE-2024b chromosome 19, fPemKlu1.hap1, whole genome shotgun sequence DNA encodes these proteins:
- the amacr gene encoding alpha-methylacyl-CoA racemase: protein MALAGVRVIELAGLAPAPFCGMILADFGAKVIRVDRTKAGMYSDTQARGKQSVAINLKTPKGVALLRRLCVQSDVVLEPYRKGVMEKLGLSPQELLKENPRLIYARLTGYGQSGCYATAAGHDINYLAMSGLLSRLGRSGEKPYAPLNLIADFAGGGLTCALGIILALLERTKSGKGQIIDASMVEGAAYVGSFIWKSRSMGLWDRSRGQNLLDTGAPFYDTYQTSDGKYMAVGAIEPQFYTQLLKGLELDTGELPPQMSVSDWPDLKQIFTERFASKTQADWSLIFDGTDACVTPVLSFDEVSSHPHNKDRASFIKDSRGDESPRPAPVLSLTPAEPCLAPDPVIGENTVRVLEEYGFTSAEIDQLLAAGVVQCNNVKAKL, encoded by the exons ATGGCACTGGCTGGAGTGAGAGTTATTGAGCTGGCGGGCCTGGCTCCGGCACCATTCTGCGGTATGATCCTGGCAGACTTTGGAGCCAAGGTGATCCGTGTGGACCGGACCAAGGCTGGCATGTATTCAGACACACAAGCGCGGGGGAAACAATCGGTGGCCATCAACCTGAAGACACCAAAGGGTGTAGCCTTGCTCAGGAGGCTCTGTGTCCAGTCTGATGTGGTCCTTGAGCCCTACCGTAAAG GCGTGATGGAGAAGCTGGGCCTCAGCCCGCAGGAGCTCTTAAAGGAAAATCCTCGTCTGATCTACGCTCGGTTGACGGGGTACGGACAGAGTGGATGTTATGCCACTGCAGCTGGCCATGACATCAACTACCTCGCCATGTCAG GCCTTTTATCCCGGCTGGGTCGTAGTGGAGAAAAGCCCTATGCTCCACTGAATCTAATAGCCGACTTTGCGGGCGGTGGACTTACCTGTGCTCTGGGGATAATCCTAGCACTGCTGGAGAGGACAAAGTCAGGGAAAGGACAGATCATTGATGCTAGCATG gtAGAAGGAGCAGCATATGTAGGTTCATTTATATGGAAATCTCGCAGCATGGGCTTGTGGGACCGTTCAAGAGGACAAAACCTGTTGGACACTGGAGCGCCCTTCTACGATACTTACCAGACTTCAGACGGAAAGTACATGGCAGTGGGCGCCATAGAGCCACAGTTTTACACGCAGCTCCTGAAGG gCTTAGAGTTGGACACGGGAGAGTTGCCTCCTCAGATGAGCGTCAGTGATTGGCCGGACCTGAAGCAGATCTTCACAGAGCGTTTCGCTTCAAAAACGCAGGCGGATTGGTCTCTGATTTTTGATGGGACTGATGCCTGTGTTACACCTGTGTTATCCTTTGACGAGGTGAGCTCACACCCTCATAATAAGGACAGAGCTTCTTTCATCAAAGACTCCAGAGGGGATGAGAGCCCCCGACCGGCCCCGgttctctctctgactcctGCAGAGCCGTGCCTCGCCCCTGACCCTGTTATCGGAGAAAACACAGTTAGGGTCCTGGAGGAGTACGGATTTACATCAGCAGAGATAGAC